In Acidobacteriota bacterium, the genomic window GATAATGATGCCATTCATATTGCTCGTGGCGTTGGCCGCGCAAGCGATGGGCGTGCTGAACGCGCGGGATCGTTTCGGCATGCCGGCGTTAGCATCAACATTCTTTAATATCGGTTCAATCGCCGGCGGACTCGCCGCCGCCGCGCTGTTGACCGATCCGACTTTTTCCCACCCGATAAACGCGATCGTCGAGAAGCCCATTGAAGGCATTATCGGGATGGCTTACGGCGTGCTGATCGGAGGGTTCTTGCAATACGCGGTGCAGTGGCCCAGCTTGCTCAGCGCCGGGTTTCGGTATCGGCCGATGCTGAGCTTCAGCGATCCCGGCGTGAGGCGAATCTTCAAACTAATGGGTCCGGCGGTAGTGGGTGCGGCCGCAGTCCAGGTGAACGTTCTGGTAAATACGAACTTCGCTACGAGCATTCCAGGCGGAAGCGGTCCGGTATCGTGGCTGAACTATGCGTTTCGCCTGATGCAATTTCCCATCGGCGTGTTTGGCGTCGCGATCGCAACGGCTACCTTGCCTTCCATATCCAGAAGCGCAGCGCGCAAAGACCTGAATGAATTTCGCCATACTCTCGCCGGTTCAATTCGGTTGGCGTTCCTGTTGACGATACCGTCGGCGGTCGGGCTGATCGTTCTAGGGCGCCCGATCATCGCGCTGATCTACGAGCACCGTTCCTTTGGGCCAAACGACACAGAGCATACCGCCGCGGCGCTGGCCTTCTATGCGATCGGACTTGCCGGTTACTCAGCGGTGAGAATACTCGCTCCAGCCTTCTATGCTCTCGATGATGCACGAACGCCGATGATGATAAGCCTGCTTTCGATGGCGATCAACTTCGTCATGAACTGGATGCTGGTTGGCGTGCTGGAGGAACGCGGACTCGCGCTGTCGACTTCCACCGTGGCGCTCATGAACTTCGCGCTGCTGTACGCAATCATGCGTCGTCGAGTTGATGGTATCGAAGGCCGAAGGACGGCCGTCACCGTTTGCAAGATCCTGGCTGCTTCCGCCGTTATGGGCGTTGTATGCTGGTTGATCAGCAGCGTCATCGCGAAGACTGCCGGGTTTGGTTTCGCGGCAAGAACAATGAATGTGTTCGCGTCGGTATCCGCGGGCGCGGGCGTCTTCTACCTCGTCGCAACCGCGCTTGGCGTACCGGAGTTGAAAGCTGCCACCGATGCCGTCGCCAGCCGCTTCGGCCGAAGGCTTCAGCGCTAAGCTGACAGGTTTCGGCTTCCCCGTAAATCGAGCAGGCAAGAACACTTTTGCTTGACCGCGGTTTGACCCCTCGCTATTCTCCAATCAAACGTTTGATTAATTAAGGTATGGCTCGACCAAAGACAGACGATCCGAAGGCGAGGGCGCAAATAGCGGCGGCGGCTGAGGAGCTGTTCGCCGAGCGCGGCTACGATGGCACTGCTGTTCGCGACATCACCAGGAAGGCCGGCGTCAACAGCGCGATGATTCATTACTATTTCGGCAGCAAGGCCGGATTGTACCAGGCGATACTGGAAGGCGCGGCTTCGAAAGTGCGAGCCTTGCTGGTCGAGACATCCGGCGGCTCTGATTCGACGAAAGCGCGGCTGGCGAGCTTCGTCGATGCGTATGCCGCATATATCCTGAGTCATCCAAATCTGGCTCGCATCCTTTATAGAGAAATGCTGACTGGCGGTAAGCACATAATGGAAATTGCCCGGAAGTATGCCGTGACCAACTACACGATTCTGAGAAATATGATCGCGGACGGCGTGCGAAGCGGGGAGTTGCGGGCAATTGACGCCGAACTCGCGCCAATTAGCCTGATGGGGATGGTAGTTATCTTTCAGTTCCTCCGGCCGATTATTTCGGTCGCGCTCGGCAAAACGCAGTACGATGAGCGATTCGTGGACAGAATTGCGGCTCATACCATCGATCTCTTTCTCAACGGCGCGGCGACCGGCGGAAGCCGCTTGAAGGAATCCGCGACCGCCGCGAAGAAGCCCACGCGAAGCACAAAGAGCCGCGCAAAGGTGCATGCATGAAGCCAGGGCGTTTTCGAAAGACAATCTTCTTCGGTGTAGTGTTCCTGATGCTTCTTGGGCTGGCGGCGGCGTGGAAGTATTTGAGCGGACGCGCGGCAGCCGGCAAACAGGTGCTCTCCGGCACGATCGAGTCGGACGAGATACACGTCGGCTCGAAGGTCGGTGGCCGCGTCGAAGTTGTGCTGGTCAAAGAAGGTCAAGAGGTCAAGCAAGGCGAGCCGATCATCCGATTTGAGCGCTACGATCTGGACGCTAAACACGCGGATGCAGTGGCGGCAGTCGCGCAGGCCGAAGCGAATCTTCAAAAGAACCTCAGGTGGTCCAGACCGGAGGAAATCGCGGCTGCCAAGGCTCAGGCAGAGGCCGCGTGGATGAACTATGAGCTTGCGCGCAACGGTCCTCGCAAGCAGGAAATCGATGCTGCGCGCGCCGATCTCGCGGCCGCCGAGTCCGACTATCAGGTGGCGAAGGTAACGGCCGCCAGAGTTGCCAAACTTGTGAGCAATGGAGTGCAATCGCAGCAAGAGCTCGACAACGCCAAGTCTGCTTACGAACGCTCGGCAGCGCAGCGCGAGGCTGCGCGTCAGAAGCTGGACTTGCTGCTGGCCGGGACGAGACCGGAGGAAATAGATCGGGCCGACCGTCTGTTCAAACAAGCAGCGGCAAATCTCGAATTGGTGCAGCGGGGCGCTCGCAAGGAGGACATTGATGCGGCGAAGGCTCAGGTGGCGCGCGCTCGCTCGGCGGTGCAGCAGATCGAAACGCAGCTTGCAGAACTGGAGGTCAAGGCTCCCGCAGATGCTTTCGTCGAAGTGCTTCAATTGAGACCGGGCGATTTGATTAGCCCAGGTTCTCCGGTGGCGACGCTCGTTGAAGTCAATCGGCTCTGGGTGCGCGTATACGTGCCCGAACCCGAGCTGGGTGAAATGCAATTGGGTAAAGAAGTGTCCGTGAGCGTCGACACCTTTCGCGGCGAAAGCTTCCTGGGACGTATCGAGGAGATAGCGAGCCGGGGGGAGTTCACCCCGCGTAACGTTCAGACACGGGACGAGCGAGCGCATCAAGTATTCGGCGTTCGCGTGCGGCTCGACAACAGCGCGCACAAGCTTCGAGCGGGGATGGCGGCAGACGTCACGATACCGAAATGAAATGGAATGACGACCGCAGACGGACGACCATCGACGGTCGCCCGTCGCCCGTCGTCCGTCGCCTGACTCTATCACGCATCACTGAACTATGTCGGCAGCAATCGAGATCAACGGACTGACTAAGAGATTCGGCGTAGTGACTGCCGTCGACGGCCTCAGCCTCTCCGTCGAAGGGGGCGAGATATTCGGCTTTCTAGGTCCCAACGGATCCGGCAAGTCGACGCTGATCAGGATGCTGTGCGGCTTGATATCTCCGACGGCTGGCAACGCTCGGGTTGCCGGCTTCGACATCCTCACTGAAACCGACGCCGTTCGCCAGACCATCGGCTATATGTCGCAGCAGTTCAGTCTCTATCAAGACCTGACCGTGTGGGAGAACGTGAACTTCTACGCGCACGTTTACGGCTTGACGGGCGAGAGGCTCAAGCGGCGGCGCGACGATGTCATAGAGCTGACCCACATTGGACCATTTCGCGATCGTCGCGCCGGCGCCCTATCGGGCGGATGGAAGCAAAGGTTAGCTCTGTCGTGCGCGCTCGTGCACGAGCCGAAGATCATCTTTCTTGATGAGCCAACGGCGGGCATCGACCCGGTTGCGAGACGCGAGCTGTGGGATTTGTTCTTTCAACTATCGGGGAAGGGCATAACGTTGTTCGTGACGACGCACTACATGGACGAAGCCGAACGCTGCACGCGCGTCGGCTACATCTTCAACTCGAAACTGATCACTTACGGCAGACCCGATGAGTTGAAGCAACTATCCGATGTGACACCGGCGGACGCGAAATGGGTTGAAGTGACTTGCCCCAACACGACTGTCGCGCTTGGTGAATTGAAGAGCGCGGCCTATGTGCGCGACGCGACGATCTTCGGCCAGTCGATTCATTTGCTCATGGACGCAAGCGAGCCGCTCGATCGAATTAGACAGACGCTCGCGCAGATAGGCATCACCGAGGCGGAGATCACTCCTGCGCACCCGTCGCTTGAAGATGTGTTTGTGACTCTGACGAAACGGTTCACGGAGAATGGGAGCGGGGTTCCGAGTTCGTAGTTCCGGGTTCCGGGTTGATTCGATGCTCCAGTCCAACTCGGAACTCTGAACCCGAAACGCGGAACTGAGTTTCTATGTTCAGAGGGTTCAGATCAATCTTCTACAAAGAAGTCATCCAGATCAGCCGCGATCCACTGACGCTGTTGTTGATGCTGGCCATGCCGATGATCCAGCTATTGGTCTTCGGGTACGCGATCAACACCGACGTTCGAGACATCAAAACGGCCGTTTACAACCTCGATCCCGGGCCTCAATCGCGCGACTTGCTCCAGGCATTTGAGAACACTGACTACTTCCAAATTGTGCGGTATGTCGGTTCCGATGAAGAACTGAACAACGCGATCGTCGCGGGCCGGGTCAAAGTCGGCATAAAGATTCCGCCGGACTACTCCGGCCGACTGCTCGCGAATCGACAAGCCACGGTGTTGGTGTTGATCGACGGCTCTGATTCGAGTATCGCTACCCAGAGCCTCCAGGTGGCATCGCAGGTTGGGCTCACCGAGTCGCTCGCCCGGCTGAGTAACGAGCTGCAAAGCTCTCAGAACCGCGCATCGCAGCTTCCGATCGAGGTGCGACCGAAGATGCTCTTCAACCCCGATTCGCGATCTGCGAACTTCATGGTGCCGGGTCTGATAGCGGTGATTCTTCAGATCATCACCACGCTGCTGACCGCCTTTTCGATCGTACGTGAACGCGAGCGCGGCACGCTCGAGCAGTTGCTGGTCACGCCGGTGCGGCCGTTCGGGCTGATGCTGGGCAAGCTCGTGCCTTATGGCCTGATCGGGATCGTGGAGACGTTCACAGTATTGACGGTGATGAGGCTGGTCTTCGATGTGCCCATCAAGGGTTCGCTTCCGCTGCTGATCTCGCTATCAATTCTGTTCCTGTTCACGGCGCTGGCGATTGGTCTTTTGATTTCCACGAAGGCCCAGAATCAAATGCAAGCCCTGCAGTTGGCCTGGCTCATAATGCTGCCGTCGGTGCTGCTGTCCGGGTTCATGTTTCCGCGCGACTCGATGCCGGTGGTGATGCAGATAATCGGCTATCTGGTGCCGGCGACCCATTTCATGGAAATAATCCGAGGGATAGTCTTGCGGGGTGCAACTCTTGTGGATCTTCTGCCCGAAGTCGTCACTCTGGTTGTGATGGGAATAGTGCTGCTGGTGCTGAGCGCTTTCAGATTCCGCAAGAAACTCGCGTGAGCCGTCGCACAGACTTTAGTCTGTTTCTGGTGGACTTGGTTTGCCTGTTAGCTGACAAAACAACAACACAGACTAAAGTCTGCGCTACAAAAAAGTGCGGGCGCCGCGGCCAACCTACAGCCTCGGCGCCCGGTGAGTAATGGAGGAGGATTCACCCCAAGCGACACGCTTGGACTAACAAGTAGGACTCCGACTATCAGGCGCATTAGAATTCATCGTAGTCCACATTGTTCACTCACACGTCTAATAACGCGGGCCGCCAGGTTCGGTTTCAAAAAAAGTGCCGGAGCGTGTTAGAAAAAACGTTAAAGTTTTTTAATTCTCATTTGGAGCGCCGCAAGGCTATGGCTTGAAGTTCAGGTGTGCATCGTCAGGTTCTTGACAATAGAACAAGCGGCGCCGCGAAGTCGACACAAAGGGTTTGAACCAGGCGATTCAAAAAAGTTCGGGGCGCTTCTGCAAGCGCCCCGAACGAAGGAGAAGGATTGTCTACTCTGTTCTGAACTCAGGTCCCGATCGGCGAAGAAAATCGTTTGCACATCCCTCTTAGCCGCGCCGGAATCTTTCGCTCATCCATTTGAACGCATCGGCTGCGATTTTGTTCCCGCTAGTTACATCGCTAGTTACATCGCTAGTTACAGGGCCGGCGACGGCGCCTACGAGTTTTTCCGCGCGCTGCGGCCGGTACCTTTTCCAGCCATTTGAGAGCTTCGTCGAATCGCTCGAATAGCCGTTCGTCTTCGCGAAACGAGCGGCCGTGATAGATAGTGCGGCCCGAGACCAGGCGCGCCGGATGCTTCACGTGCAGCATCTCGTGATACAGCACGTACTCGACTACGAAGCGTGGAATGGCCGCGTCATCGAGCGTGCTGCTAATGATGATCGCGCGATGCACGTTGTCATGGTGGCCAAGAACGCGCCGCGTTTGGCGCTGGCTCCAGGAGAGGGTGGGGCGTTCGAGCCGGCCGTCGAAGTACCGTGCATTCAGTTGTGTGAACATCTCGGCCAGGTCGTATGCCTTGCCAAGGGAAGAAGTCGTAATCTTATACCCGCGCCGGCGTCGAGCCGCCTGCGATGCATCCAGGATCGGAGGATGAAGAGCGTGCTCGCGATATATGCGCTCGTGCGCCTTTGACGTTTTTAGCCGATAGAGCTTTGCCACAAGTATGCAAGCCAGGGCAAAGAGGACCTCGCGCGGAGAGCCGACGAGTATGTCCGACACTCGAGCCAAAACCCGCCCCTGGCGCAGCCTGATGGTGGACGAGAGGCCCGCGTACGGATAGAAGCGAGCTTCAACCTTCGGCCTCGGCTCTTTCTTCAACAGTGCTCCGAGCGCTTGTTCGAACACCGATTCGAGGATGTCGTCTGAGGTGACCGGTGAGTAGAGATGTAGCTGTTCGTATTGGCTCATGACCGGCGACCGAAGACCGACGACGGATGACAGCTCGGGTGTCGGCCGCCGACGTCGGTCGCCGGTCCTCGGTCGCCGGTCGTTGTGCTACTTCTTCTTGGCGTTCGGATTGTCATCCGGCTCGATGTACTTTTCGCGGTAGTGCAGATCAAGCTGCTTGTTGTCAGGCGTGCCGTCGCCGTCTATGTCGACTTCAACCTTGAGCTTGCGATCTTTGCCCTCACGCCGCGTGTTTGTGGGTGAATACCCCAGGCTGTACTGGCTGCGAAGCATCGCTTCAATGCTTCGCATGATCGAGGGAATCTCGCTCTCGAAGGTCATCGGGAAGTATGCGCCGCCGCTCAGCTTCGCGAAGGTGTTGAGCCCGTTGTACGCCTGCAGGAACTCAAGTCTTGTTTCCGGCGGAAGTCTGTCTCCGTACTTCTTGAAGAAAAGGTTGCCGACCCCGACGATGAAGATCGGCACTCCCGCGCGGGCCACTATTTTCATCGCCTTGTCATAGGTGAGGCGGCTAAACGTATCGATCCCTAAGGTCACCAGAATGACCGCCGAGTGTCCTTCGATCTCCTGCAAGCCGGTGTATTGGCTCTCACCCGAGTCCTCCTCAAAAAGCTGCAGCGCTTTGCCGCCCAGCAATACGAAGGAAAGCGAGTCATAGATATTCGCTTCGCTGAAGTTCAAGGTGTCACGATAGGCGGTGATCACTGCCTGATATAACCGCCCGCTGTCTCCAGTGAAGTCCTGAATGACTTTCGGCCTCATGCTGTAGGTCACAACCGCAAGATGATCGTCCGGCTTGACGAAGCTGCGCACAAATGTCGCGGCGGATTGAAAGATCTCCTGCGCGAACGTCGGGTCGTAGTAGTTAGTCCATCTCCGGTTCCGAAAACTGTTCTCGAGCAGGAGCACCGCGGTCATCGGGCCTTCGCCGGAAGCGAAGTTTGTGGTCTCTTGTTTCACACCATCTTCATAAATCGTGAAGTTCTTCTTGGTCAGGTTCGAGTAAAGCCGTCCGCTCTTCTTGTCGACCACGGTGACGTCTACGTTGACGACCTGGGTAGAGAGCTTTATCGGCGGCTCCTGTTTGAAGTCCTTCGGTAAAGGTGGAACTGGCTCCTGAGGCTGCTCGGATCCCTTTTTCTCGTCGGTCTTCTTTTCTACCTTCTTCTTCTCCGGCTGGCGTCCGCTCTGCGCCGTCACACTCGATCGCGGGACAGCGGAGGTGGTCAACAAAACAGCTAGAAGAGCGGCGACTACCGCTGCTCTGATGAGCGCAAATGACTTCATAAATCCTCCGGCTCTGACTGAATCGGGCTGGAACTATCCGAGCACTCCTCAACGAATCTTAGCAGAGAGTCATAGACATTCAAACTGGGGTCGATGATGGTCGGTCGGCCGCTCACAGGGTTCAGGGTTTCTGGCTTCGGGTTTCTGGTTTCTGGTTCTTGACTACGACAGTGGACATCGGACGCCAGAAGCCGATACCAGTGACCAAGAACTAGAAACGAGAAACCACAAACCAGAAATCACAAACCAGAAACTATGCGCTATCCGGGCGGCAAACCACCCACGCGACGCTAGCTCATGGGATCGAATCCTGCTACTCTAATGCGCTGTTTTGCTACGAGCCGTACCCCAGTTGCGGTGGACTAACAGAGTTGAAACCTTAATAAGAAGGCTAGTGGAGGAGAGCATGGCTGAATTCAGTCCGGAGCTGCGGAAAGATACGATCAGCGGCCGGTGGGTAATCATTTCGTCGGCGCGCGCCCAGCGGCCCGAAGCTCCGGAGCCGCGACGAGAAGAAGAGACGCCGGAGGCGCGCGCGCGTTGTCCCTTTTGTTATGGGCGAGAGGACCAGACTCCCCCCGAGATATTCGCTATGCGAAAAAAGGACGAGATTCCAAACACTCCCGGATGGCTCACCCGCGTGGTGCCTAATAAGTTTCCCGCATTCGGGATCTTTCCTGAGATCAATCTGCGTCGAGTTGGCATGTTCCAGATCGCAACCGGTTACGGCGCGCATGAGGTCGCGATCGAATCGCCCGACCACGACACCTACCTTGAGCACCAGCCGCTTGACCAGATCGCCCGCATTGTCGACACCTGGTGGGAACGGCACGTCGATCTCGAACGTGACCGCAAGCTGAAATACGTGTTGTTATTCAAGAATCACGGCAAGGCTGCCGGCGCTTCGCTCACTCACCCGCATGCTCAGATAATCGCGACGACGGTCATCCCCGACGCGCTTAAGAGCAAGCTGCGCCATGCGAAGGACCATTTCGTCAACGGCGAGGGCTGCATTTGGTGCCGCCAGCTCGATCAGATGTTCTACTACGAGAACAAGATCTACAACCCGGACGGGACAGTGCTGGTAGCGGTTCATCAGCGCGATCGCGTCGTGGCGGAAAACGAGAAATTCGTCGCGTACATCCCGTTCGCTCCGCGCATGCCCTACGAGATTCACATACTTCCGAAGAACCATCAGTGCTCGTTCATTCAAACATCGTCCGAAGAGCGATTAGAGCTTGCGAAGATGTTGAAGCTGGTGTTGATGAAGGTCTACAAGATGCTGGGCAATCCGGCGTACAACTTCTACATTCATTCGGCGCCCAATCTAAACGTTATGCCTAGAACCGGCGACTACGGCACGATCCGCGAAGACTTTCACTGGCACATCGAGATACTGGTGCGAACTACCATATGGGCGGGATTCGAGCAAGGGAGCGGCATGTACATCAATCCGCTCAACCCGACCGACGCCGCGCGGTATCTGGCAGAGACTGAAGTTGATGCGTGAAGGGTGATGCGTGAAGCGTAATGCGTGATATGCAGAGCCCGCTTGGGATTCTAAGGCCGCAGTCACGCATCATGGATCACGGATCACGCATCACGCATCACGTATCACTCCTGAAGTATCTGCTCCTTTGAAACACTCGATCGTCGAAGTACCCGCGCAGCAACTCGATCTCATCGCCGCTCGCGCCCGGCAGAACGGTCACCACGTCGTAGCGGTAGGGCTCCTCGAAGACCTTCATCAACTGGCGATATCGCCTTGCGGCTTTGGCTATTTGGCGCTGCTTTCTCAGGTCGACCGCTCGTTCGGGCGCCGCCAGATCGTCCGACGTGCGCGTCTTCACTTCGACAAATGTCAGCGTCTTGCCATCGTAAGCGATGAGGTCAATCTCAGCGGTCAGCTTCTGCCCGCGAAGTCCTCTTCCAAGCGGCACTCGAAAGTTGGTGGCTACGATTTGATAACCCTCGTGCTCTCTTAGGTAGTCGAGCGCGATCCGTTCGCCGCGTGCGCCCAGTTCCAAATGGGCCGCGCGAGCCGGGCCGATTCGCCTTCGTAAGACCCCTTTGATCCCGTCAATCATAAAATCATAGTGAAGACACGCCGCCGTCGTTTGTCTGCATAGCGACGCGATGACCGCGACCAGCGCATCTTACTCAATACCCGCTGCTTGTAAAAGCTCCGAGCCGCAAGCTACAGTGAAGCTCTGCGATCAGACATGGAAAAGATAGAAACAACATCAGCGGCAGTCGCGCAATCGGAGCACGCCAAGGCTCCGACCGTCGTCATACTCGGCCGCCCAAATGTCGGTAAGTCCACCCTGTTCAACAAGCTCACCGGTAGACGGCGCGCCATCGTTGGAGACGAGTCGGGCATCACCCGCGACCGAATCTACGGCCGCGCCGAGTGGGGAGGACGCGAGTTCCACCTGGTCGACACCGGCGGAATAATACCCGATGACAAGGAACTGATTCCCGCAAACATTTTGAGTCAGGCTCGCACCGCGCTCGACGAAGCATCGCTGATCCTCTTTGTTGTGGACGCGCGCGCCGGGATCACCCCGCTCGACGAAGAGCTTGCGGAACTCGCGCGCGTGACCGGCATACCCGTCTTCGTCGCGGCCAACAAGGTGGACACCGCCAAGCTTGAAGCCGACTCGCTGGAGTTCGAACGCTGGGGACTGGACGCGGTGTTTCCGATCTCAGCCGAGCACGGCAGCGGAGTAGCCGAGATGCTCGATGCCGCGCTCGAAATTCTCGCAGCGCCCGAAGTCCACGAACAGCATCGCCGCGAAATCCGGCTCGCAATCGTCGGCCGTCCAAATGTCGGCAAGTCGTCTCTAGTGAATCGTCTGGTTGGCGAAGAGCGCGTGATCGTCTCTCCCATACCCGGCACAACACGCGACGCGGTCGATACCGAGCTCGAGTATCAAGACACTCACTTTCGTCTGATTGATACCGCAGGCATTCGCCGCAAAGGCAAGACTGAGCTTGTCGCCGAGAAGATTTCAGTGGTGATGGCGCGCCGAAGTCTCGAAGACGCCGATGTCGCGATCTTGATGATCGACGCCATCGAAGGCCCTACGGCGAACGACGCTACGATCGGCGGCTACGCTCACGAAGCGGGCGCGAGCATGATCATCGCCGTCAACAAGTGGGACGCCGTTGAGAAGACAGCCGATACCACCAAGGAGTATGCGCAGCGTATACGCGATATGATGAAGTTCGCGGAATACGCGCCGATTGTGTTCATCTCGGCAAAGAGCGGTCTGCGCGTGACGAAACTCCTCGAGCTTGCGCGGCACGCTCACCAGGAACGCAACAAGCGAGTCTCGACTTCAGAGCTGAACCGTTTCTTCGAGCGGAATCTCGAACAGCCTCGCGCGACCACACCTTCGAAGTATCCCTTGCGCGTCCTCTACATGACGCAAGCCGGGACCAGTCCGCCGACCTTTGTGGTTTTCACATCGTCCCGCAGCCCAAAAGCTAAGCTGCATTTCTCCTACGATCGCTACCTCATCAACCGGCTCCGCGAGGAGTTCGGTTTCTTCGCGACACCGATTCGAATCAAGCAACGCAGGAAGGCGAGCCAAGCATCGCAAAGTCGCTGAGCCGCACCGTTCCTGGACTACGAACCGACAAATTGATTTCTGTGATCGGAGGGAAACCGATGCGTTCCACCCTGTTTATTCTCGTTCTCAGTTTGCTCATTCCCCTTTGTGTCGCCGCGGACGACCAACCCGCTCGAATACGAGTCCCGGATCTCGACAAGACGCCGATTGCGGCGGGACCGCTGAAGATCAGGATCACCAAGCTCAAAGGAAGCTTCATGAAGGTGGGCAACGGCAGCATCGAAGTGGAGGTCGAGAACGGCTCGACGGGGTTCGAGAGTTTCTCGCCGCAACGACTATCGCTGATAAACAAGGACAACCTTCAGATCAACGTTGTGGGCGCGAGACGAAGCTCCTACAGAACTGTTCCCCCATACGATCCCCGGATGCCCAGCGGTCCGCTTGACAGAAGGATAGCGCCCGGCGCGCGCATCAAAGAGACTTATTCGCTGAGCGGGAAAGTGCACCTGCCGATGAGGTTGTACTACGACGAGAAGCTTTTGGCTGAGATTGTGGAGTGAGCCGAAAGTTTCCTCCCGGAGCGCGCGCGTTGAAAGTCGATGGAACAGAAAGGGACAAGAATTGAAAATTGAAAATTGAAAATTAGAAATTGAAAATTGCGGCACGGCTTTGGAGTCTCCGGCCAATTTGAAATTTTCAATTTCTTCTAATTTCAATTTTCAATTCTCTCTCGCTTCTTAGCGCGCTCTCTAACCTATGTCTTCGACGGCGCCTCGTTGCCTGCCTCAATCGCGGCCTTGCGGACATTCACTCTCGCCAGCAACGCCAATCCCACAATAAAGAAGACGATCAGCGACAGAATCGCTATCCGATAGCTGCCCGTGAACTGAAGCGCCAACCC contains:
- the murJ gene encoding murein biosynthesis integral membrane protein MurJ, which produces MTQQPPRKRSSVVRSAGIVSMAVMASRVLGLVREMVFAYLFGASKSFANDAFVVAFRIPNLLRDLFAEGALSSAFVSVFSDYLVNKDEKEAFRLSNLVTTGLIVVLGTLVVLGIIFAPQVVTAIAGGLQNDKEKFDLTVRLTRIMMPFILLVALAAQAMGVLNARDRFGMPALASTFFNIGSIAGGLAAAALLTDPTFSHPINAIVEKPIEGIIGMAYGVLIGGFLQYAVQWPSLLSAGFRYRPMLSFSDPGVRRIFKLMGPAVVGAAAVQVNVLVNTNFATSIPGGSGPVSWLNYAFRLMQFPIGVFGVAIATATLPSISRSAARKDLNEFRHTLAGSIRLAFLLTIPSAVGLIVLGRPIIALIYEHRSFGPNDTEHTAAALAFYAIGLAGYSAVRILAPAFYALDDARTPMMISLLSMAINFVMNWMLVGVLEERGLALSTSTVALMNFALLYAIMRRRVDGIEGRRTAVTVCKILAASAVMGVVCWLISSVIAKTAGFGFAARTMNVFASVSAGAGVFYLVATALGVPELKAATDAVASRFGRRLQR
- a CDS encoding CerR family C-terminal domain-containing protein → MARPKTDDPKARAQIAAAAEELFAERGYDGTAVRDITRKAGVNSAMIHYYFGSKAGLYQAILEGAASKVRALLVETSGGSDSTKARLASFVDAYAAYILSHPNLARILYREMLTGGKHIMEIARKYAVTNYTILRNMIADGVRSGELRAIDAELAPISLMGMVVIFQFLRPIISVALGKTQYDERFVDRIAAHTIDLFLNGAATGGSRLKESATAAKKPTRSTKSRAKVHA
- a CDS encoding ABC transporter permease; the protein is MFRGFRSIFYKEVIQISRDPLTLLLMLAMPMIQLLVFGYAINTDVRDIKTAVYNLDPGPQSRDLLQAFENTDYFQIVRYVGSDEELNNAIVAGRVKVGIKIPPDYSGRLLANRQATVLVLIDGSDSSIATQSLQVASQVGLTESLARLSNELQSSQNRASQLPIEVRPKMLFNPDSRSANFMVPGLIAVILQIITTLLTAFSIVRERERGTLEQLLVTPVRPFGLMLGKLVPYGLIGIVETFTVLTVMRLVFDVPIKGSLPLLISLSILFLFTALAIGLLISTKAQNQMQALQLAWLIMLPSVLLSGFMFPRDSMPVVMQIIGYLVPATHFMEIIRGIVLRGATLVDLLPEVVTLVVMGIVLLVLSAFRFRKKLA
- a CDS encoding DUF4931 domain-containing protein, whose product is MAEFSPELRKDTISGRWVIISSARAQRPEAPEPRREEETPEARARCPFCYGREDQTPPEIFAMRKKDEIPNTPGWLTRVVPNKFPAFGIFPEINLRRVGMFQIATGYGAHEVAIESPDHDTYLEHQPLDQIARIVDTWWERHVDLERDRKLKYVLLFKNHGKAAGASLTHPHAQIIATTVIPDALKSKLRHAKDHFVNGEGCIWCRQLDQMFYYENKIYNPDGTVLVAVHQRDRVVAENEKFVAYIPFAPRMPYEIHILPKNHQCSFIQTSSEERLELAKMLKLVLMKVYKMLGNPAYNFYIHSAPNLNVMPRTGDYGTIREDFHWHIEILVRTTIWAGFEQGSGMYINPLNPTDAARYLAETEVDA
- a CDS encoding VWA domain-containing protein, which encodes MKSFALIRAAVVAALLAVLLTTSAVPRSSVTAQSGRQPEKKKVEKKTDEKKGSEQPQEPVPPLPKDFKQEPPIKLSTQVVNVDVTVVDKKSGRLYSNLTKKNFTIYEDGVKQETTNFASGEGPMTAVLLLENSFRNRRWTNYYDPTFAQEIFQSAATFVRSFVKPDDHLAVVTYSMRPKVIQDFTGDSGRLYQAVITAYRDTLNFSEANIYDSLSFVLLGGKALQLFEEDSGESQYTGLQEIEGHSAVILVTLGIDTFSRLTYDKAMKIVARAGVPIFIVGVGNLFFKKYGDRLPPETRLEFLQAYNGLNTFAKLSGGAYFPMTFESEIPSIMRSIEAMLRSQYSLGYSPTNTRREGKDRKLKVEVDIDGDGTPDNKQLDLHYREKYIEPDDNPNAKKK
- a CDS encoding ABC transporter ATP-binding protein, translating into MSAAIEINGLTKRFGVVTAVDGLSLSVEGGEIFGFLGPNGSGKSTLIRMLCGLISPTAGNARVAGFDILTETDAVRQTIGYMSQQFSLYQDLTVWENVNFYAHVYGLTGERLKRRRDDVIELTHIGPFRDRRAGALSGGWKQRLALSCALVHEPKIIFLDEPTAGIDPVARRELWDLFFQLSGKGITLFVTTHYMDEAERCTRVGYIFNSKLITYGRPDELKQLSDVTPADAKWVEVTCPNTTVALGELKSAAYVRDATIFGQSIHLLMDASEPLDRIRQTLAQIGITEAEITPAHPSLEDVFVTLTKRFTENGSGVPSS
- a CDS encoding efflux RND transporter periplasmic adaptor subunit, with the protein product MKPGRFRKTIFFGVVFLMLLGLAAAWKYLSGRAAAGKQVLSGTIESDEIHVGSKVGGRVEVVLVKEGQEVKQGEPIIRFERYDLDAKHADAVAAVAQAEANLQKNLRWSRPEEIAAAKAQAEAAWMNYELARNGPRKQEIDAARADLAAAESDYQVAKVTAARVAKLVSNGVQSQQELDNAKSAYERSAAQREAARQKLDLLLAGTRPEEIDRADRLFKQAAANLELVQRGARKEDIDAAKAQVARARSAVQQIETQLAELEVKAPADAFVEVLQLRPGDLISPGSPVATLVEVNRLWVRVYVPEPELGEMQLGKEVSVSVDTFRGESFLGRIEEIASRGEFTPRNVQTRDERAHQVFGVRVRLDNSAHKLRAGMAADVTIPK
- a CDS encoding SprT-like domain-containing protein; amino-acid sequence: MSQYEQLHLYSPVTSDDILESVFEQALGALLKKEPRPKVEARFYPYAGLSSTIRLRQGRVLARVSDILVGSPREVLFALACILVAKLYRLKTSKAHERIYREHALHPPILDASQAARRRRGYKITTSSLGKAYDLAEMFTQLNARYFDGRLERPTLSWSQRQTRRVLGHHDNVHRAIIISSTLDDAAIPRFVVEYVLYHEMLHVKHPARLVSGRTIYHGRSFREDERLFERFDEALKWLEKVPAAARGKTRRRRRRPCN